The Mesorhizobium sp. B2-1-8 genomic interval CGAACCGGACCCTACAATCCTTAATTAGATTCTCATGTTCCGCGTCAAGTTGAAGGCAAGAAGGCTCACCTGCTTGGCAGGTTAGCGCAGCAATCGGATCGGCCGAAGCCGCACAGGGCTGGGGGGTGAGCTCAGAGACGACGGTTGATCAGACTCTCATCCGCGGGTTGGGCACCGGCCTTCCGTGTCTTCGTCTCGGGGCTGTCCTCGGTCTAGAAGGCGGACGTCAAGCGCATCGGCTCGGCCACATAACTTGCGACGGAGTTCCCCACCGTGGCCCCACCCCCAGCACTGCGCAGCGGGTTGGGTCGAGACCGGCTATGACGGCGCGACCTCCCGGCCGATCCCACAAGAAGGCGGCCATCTCGCGTGCGATCGCCGCCACGACCACCGGCGGCTTCTTGCCGGCGGCGCTGAGGCGGCAATAGCGGGCGCAAAGCCAGACCTGCCCCTTCCAGGCAAAGTTGCGGACAGCCTTGGGCAACCCTCGACCCGGGCCCTCAGGGCCTCGCTGATCCTGGCGGGGTAGCGGCAAGTCCATGCCGCGTCGACCAGGGCGCGGCGGGCGCGTCGATTGCCGGCGAGCGTACGGCTCGACCGGCGAACCGTGTCCCGGTTGACCGTTCCCCCGGGACAAGGCCGAGAAAGGCCTTCAACTGCGGCGGCGTATCGAAGCCTCGGTCGAACGCCCGACCGCGTTGCGTATTGTGCCAGGTCAGCGACGACAGGCAGCACTCGATGGTCGACGCCGACTTGTGTCGCTTGCCGATGCCGAGGCCTGGGCCGTGATGTAGAGGCCGACGTGGGTCTGGTGGCTGCGGATCAAATCGCTGACGCCGGCACCGGGCTCAAAAGATGCTTCTAGCTGGCGGTATAGGCGCGACGGGTGTTTGCCGAACTCGCTGCTTCGACATAAGCGCGCGCACGGTCAGCTTGATCCGCGTGCGTGCTAGGGCGGTGACGCTTGAATGGTTCGGTCCTAAGCTTGAAAGGTGCCGAGAACTGCCATATCTTTTGCACAAGAAATATGACTCTCAATATGGTAGGATGAATTCTGTGGCCCATGCACTCAAGATCCCCGAGCAGAATGGACCTCTCATCTTGTCCTATATGGACCGGAATGGGAAGATTGCGATCGAGCAGGTCGCGGACGGTTTTGGCATGTCCAAGGGTCAGTTGGCCCAGACCGCCGGTCTTGCTCGCGAGACCCTTTATCGCTCAGAGCGCAGCGCTGCGGTTAAGACACAGGGGCGTCTGCGGGAAATGCTTGAGATCATCAGTCGTGTGACGGATTGGGCGGGCGGCAAGGAGCAGGCGATGGCTTGGTATCGAGCTCAGCCGCTTCCTGCATTTGGCGGACGCACTGCTGAAGCGCTGGTGAAGGAAGGCAAGGCCGCTGCGGTCCGTGATTATCTCGATCACATGGCCGTTGGTGGTTTCACTTGAGGTTCGTTGGAACCTGCTACCGCGCACACGATCCAAGTTGGGCATTCAAGCCGACTTCCGGCGAAGGGGCGGCGATCAGAGGTGCGCGATTTAATCCCAAGGGCGTGCCAGCGCTCTATTTGGCGCTGACCATCATGACAGCGGTCAAGGAAGCCAACCAGGGGTTCGCGCACCGGATCGATCCTTGCGTGCTGTGTTCCTATGAGATCGACTGCGATGACATCACGGATCTGACGACGGACGAGGCGAAGGGAGAATCTTCTATCGCGCTCGTGGACATGGCCTGCGCCTGGGCGACGGCGCTCAGCGACGGAGAGCGCCCGGCGTCTTGGTCCGTCTATGACCGGCTGCGATCCCAGGGTATTGCCGGCATTCTGGTGCCGAGCTTTGCACCAGGCGCCGAAACAGACGATCGCAACCTCGTGCTTTGGGACTGGGGTCCGTCATCGCCGCATAAGGTGACGGTGTTCGACCCGAGTGGACGATTGCCGAAAGACCAGTTGTCCTAGCGGTAGGGCTCGGTGGCGAACAGCTGTTGGACTTTCGGCGCGCATGCCAATTTGGTGCCGGCCTGACTGAGTAAGGGGGAGGAGCCTTCTTCTACAATCCGTTCGCCTTGATGAAATTGACGCGGAACCGATCGCGCGGGCCCTGGTCTTCGCGCGTCATACGCCTTTCGTCAGGTCGCCACCGGCGCCGGCGGCGAGTGCCGTGCGTATAGGCCGCTGCGCTCTTTGGTGATTTCGATTAGCTTGGGATTGAAATTTAACGTCTGAGGTAATACCTTCTGTAGATCCGGTATTACAAAGGTGCAAACATGGCTACGACAGTCACAGCCAAGGGCCAGGTGACCATCCCGAAGCCCGTCCGCGATTTTCTCGGTATTATTCCCGGCAGCAAAGTTGATTTCCACCGTGCGGCCGATGGTAGTGTCGTGCTGGCGCGCTCTGACAAAAAGCAGCCCGCGAGTCGCTTCGCAAAATTGCGGGGTCATGCCGGCAAGGGGCTCGACACCAATGCGATCATGGCATTGACGCGTGGCGAAGCGTGACGCTGGTCGACACCAACGTTCTGCTCGACCTTGTCACCGATGATCCGAAGTGGGCGGATTGGTCGATCGGTCAGCTTGAGGCGGCGAGCCTCGATGGGCCTCTACTGATCAACGACGCAGTCTATGCCGAGCTTGCCGTTCGATATGAGCGCATTGAGGATCTCGACGCGTTTGTCGATGAGGCGGGTCTCGACCTCGCTCCGATGCCGCGCGCTGCCCTGTTTCTTGCTGGAAAGGTATTCACGCAATATCGCAAGTCGGGCGGATCGCGCACCGGCGTGCTACCCGACTTCTTCATCGGCGCCCATGCCGCCGTCAACGGGCTGCCGCTGCTGACCCGCGACATCGGCCGCTATCGCACCTATTTTCCATCATTGAAACTGATAACCCCGAACCGCTGAGCTAACCGTCCGGACGGACGGTCTTGTGGTCGGGCAGGGGAGGGGGCCAAATTGTCCCTACAGTCCGCTTGCCTTGGTGAGATTGACACGGAAGCGATCGCGTCTGCGCTGATATTTGCGGGTCATTTCGGCCGAGGCATGGCCAAGCTGCTTCTGCACATAGCGTTCGTCGACCTCGGCCGAGGAGGCCAGGCCGGCGCGCAGCGAGTGGCCGGCAAACATCATGCCGCGCTGGCCTTCCGGCAGATCGCCACGCACGCCGGCGGCGAGCGCGGTGCGCTTGACAAGGCGGGCGACCTCCTGATCGTTGAGCCGATCGGCTCCGATTTTTTTGCCTTGCCCTGTCACTCTTCGGAAGAGCGGCCCGTGTCCGATGCGTGCTAGCTTGAGCCAGGTCTGCACCGCCACGACCGGGCAGCTCGCATCGGACGAGCCGCGCCCAACTTCGACCTCGCGCCAGCCAGTCTTGCCGCGCAAGGTGACCAGAACGCCCTTGTCGGGGAAGAATTCGACCCAGCCGCGGCCGTCTTCGGTCTGGTCGCGCGAAACATCGAGGCCGACGATTTCCGAGCGGCGCAGGCCGCCGGCAAAACCGAGCAGCAGCATGGCCCGGTCCCGCAGGCCGCGCAACGTGCCGCGGTCGAGCGTTTCCAGCATGGCGATCAGATCCTCGGGCAACACCGCCTCCTTCTGCCGGGGTGGGGCGGCGTGAGTGTTGCGGATGCCGGCCATGACGGTGGCGATGTGGCGGTCCTTCCTGTCGAGCGGCTGGCCGCGCTGCGCATAGTTCCAGGTCAGCGAGGAGAGCCGGCGCTCGATCGTCGACACCGAGTTTGGCTTCTTGTCCCCGGTTGCCTTTCCGGAGGCTTGAGCCGTGATGTAGAGGCCGACCAGCTGCGGATCGGGCGGCAACACGTCGAGATGCTGCCGGCGGGCCCAGGCGCAAAAATGCTTCCAGTCGGACGCGTAGGCGCGGCGGGTGTTGGCGGAGCTCGCCGCCTCGACATAGTCGCGCGCGCGATCGGCCAGTGCGTCGAGATGCGCCGGCGGGCGCTCGGTCGAGACGACCGGAAGGGGAGGGGGTGAGGGGTGGTCGGCATCGCCGGCGGAAAGCCAACGATTTGGCTTTCCGAACTCCGAACGGTGAGCGTCCGGTTCGCCTTCAGGCGAATCGGAAGGTCCGGTGGACCTTTCGAAGGATGGCGAACGCCCGAAGGGCTGGGAGCCATAGCGGAGGGCATCGGCCTCTTCCGCCGCCGGCTCTTGTGGCGCGCGGCCCATCTCCAGGACGACGTCGATGATGTCGGGCATGTCGTCGACGAACGTGGCGTCGGGCTCGGCCGAGCCTGCAGCCACGTTCTGGTTGACACGTTC includes:
- a CDS encoding MbcA/ParS/Xre antitoxin family protein; the protein is MAHALKIPEQNGPLILSYMDRNGKIAIEQVADGFGMSKGQLAQTAGLARETLYRSERSAAVKTQGRLREMLEIISRVTDWAGGKEQAMAWYRAQPLPAFGGRTAEALVKEGKAAAVRDYLDHMAVGGFT
- a CDS encoding RES family NAD+ phosphorylase encodes the protein MRFVGTCYRAHDPSWAFKPTSGEGAAIRGARFNPKGVPALYLALTIMTAVKEANQGFAHRIDPCVLCSYEIDCDDITDLTTDEAKGESSIALVDMACAWATALSDGERPASWSVYDRLRSQGIAGILVPSFAPGAETDDRNLVLWDWGPSSPHKVTVFDPSGRLPKDQLS
- a CDS encoding AbrB/MazE/SpoVT family DNA-binding domain-containing protein, which produces MATTVTAKGQVTIPKPVRDFLGIIPGSKVDFHRAADGSVVLARSDKKQPASRFAKLRGHAGKGLDTNAIMALTRGEA
- a CDS encoding type II toxin-antitoxin system VapC family toxin → MTLVDTNVLLDLVTDDPKWADWSIGQLEAASLDGPLLINDAVYAELAVRYERIEDLDAFVDEAGLDLAPMPRAALFLAGKVFTQYRKSGGSRTGVLPDFFIGAHAAVNGLPLLTRDIGRYRTYFPSLKLITPNR
- a CDS encoding site-specific integrase; translated protein: MPDIIDVVLEMGRAPQEPAAEEADALRYGSQPFGRSPSFERSTGPSDSPEGEPDAHRSEFGKPNRWLSAGDADHPSPPPLPVVSTERPPAHLDALADRARDYVEAASSANTRRAYASDWKHFCAWARRQHLDVLPPDPQLVGLYITAQASGKATGDKKPNSVSTIERRLSSLTWNYAQRGQPLDRKDRHIATVMAGIRNTHAAPPRQKEAVLPEDLIAMLETLDRGTLRGLRDRAMLLLGFAGGLRRSEIVGLDVSRDQTEDGRGWVEFFPDKGVLVTLRGKTGWREVEVGRGSSDASCPVVAVQTWLKLARIGHGPLFRRVTGQGKKIGADRLNDQEVARLVKRTALAAGVRGDLPEGQRGMMFAGHSLRAGLASSAEVDERYVQKQLGHASAEMTRKYQRRRDRFRVNLTKASGL